GAAAGCCGGTTTTTGCCGCATGGCAGTAGCTGCTAAGAATGATTTTATTGACGATGAGTCAAAAATTTTGCGGGTCGCTACTGAATTCCCGAATATAGCGCAGAATTATTATTCAAGTCAGGGCCGCGAGATTGATATTATAACTTTGCGGGGATCTCTTGAACTTGCGCCGGTGCTGGGACTCTCTGATGTCATAGTTGATATAGTAGAGACCGGGACAACTTTACGCGAAAATAATTTACACGTTATAAATTATATTGCGGATTTGAGCGCGAGATTAATTGCTAACAAGTCAGCTTATAAATTTAAGTGTGATGCTATTAACGAAATAATAAAAACTTTGAACAAGGAATAAATATCGGGGGGCGG
The genomic region above belongs to Synergistaceae bacterium and contains:
- a CDS encoding ATP phosphoribosyltransferase: MINIALPKGRLGVRVYKLFESAGYEFPGILDNNRKLVFENEKLNMRCFWVKPFDVPVYVERGTADIGCAGKDILLERSPDVYELEDLKAGFCRMAVAAKNDFIDDESKILRVATEFPNIAQNYYSSQGREIDIITLRGSLELAPVLGLSDVIVDIVETGTTLRENNLHVINYIADLSARLIANKSAYKFKCDAINEIIKTLNKE